In one window of Tellurirhabdus rosea DNA:
- a CDS encoding PVC-type heme-binding CxxCH protein, whose translation MKALFGAKNSLFGLVASLGVLIVGFSAFQVSETKVVPVGQGTRIMLIGNNLGSRMMNFGHFDTELLVRYPDNRLFIRNLCDGGDTPGFRPHASRFSPWAFPGAEKFQTELANNSDSEGHFETPDQWLTRLQADVIIGFFGYNEAFQGREGLANYKAELDAFIKHSLNQKYNGRSAPQLVLVSPIAFEDLSDRYDLPNGKAENANLALYTAAMKEVAGRNGVPFVDAFTPSQQWYAASAEPLTIDGFQLTDDGYKKLSVLLADQIFGKAPAKAEARRAQIREAVIEKDWMWHNDYKIPNGVHVYGRRYNPFGPDNYPAEIEKIRQMTAIRDTAVWLAASKGQKMDIAAADQRTRRLPEVKTNYNPEKNGSLKYLYGEEAVGKLKVAPGYKIELFASEKEFPDLAKPMQMSFDNRGRLWVACMPSYPHYKPGDPKPDDKIIILEDTNNDGKADKQTTFADHLHLPIGFEIAPEGVYLSQGTNFLLLTDTNGDDRADKREILLSGFDDHDTHHNSHAYTTDPSGAIYSGEGVFLHTNVETPYGPVRATNGGFYRYSPQLKKLERTAQLSIPNPWGITFDDWGQPFFAETSSPDFRWMLPGTVLPRYGEYTHKSKQLIEDAHRVRPTSGIEFVSSRHFPDEVQGDFLINNTIGFLGTKMHRLTDDGTGYKSTHRLDLIVSEDRNFRPVDLEFAPDGSLYVIDWHNILIGHMQHNARDPLRDHMHGRVYRITYPSRPLVTPAKVAGASVDELLTNLKLPEYRTRYRTRRELRGRKASEVLPKLTAWAASLDKADPRYEHHLLEGLWVSWGLNKVDQKLLRQLLKAKDYRVRAAAVQVVRYTGHQVADQADLLMQAVRDDNSRVRLTALVAASWIGKEKGLPILAEAARKPLDDWMKPPYETAVAHLNGRGVKKQKEVTVTSHLKGEELALHTLGREIFAREGYCITCHQADGKGLAASGFPPLSGTKWVLGNEERLIKIVLKGLMGPIEVNGKHYPGQVPMTPYGGMLNDREVAAVLTYVRNSFGNQAPAVMPETVKKVRAATEKKKDFYTPEQLLKDHPMEVETAQGK comes from the coding sequence ATGAAAGCTTTATTTGGGGCAAAAAATAGCCTTTTCGGCCTTGTGGCTTCGCTCGGCGTCCTGATTGTCGGGTTCAGCGCCTTTCAGGTGAGCGAGACGAAGGTGGTGCCGGTCGGGCAGGGGACGCGCATCATGCTGATCGGCAACAACCTCGGGTCGCGCATGATGAATTTCGGCCATTTCGACACGGAACTGCTGGTGCGGTATCCCGACAACCGGTTGTTTATCCGCAACCTGTGCGACGGCGGCGATACGCCGGGTTTCCGGCCCCACGCCAGCCGGTTCTCGCCCTGGGCGTTTCCGGGGGCGGAGAAATTCCAGACTGAACTGGCCAATAATTCGGACAGCGAAGGCCATTTCGAGACGCCCGACCAGTGGCTGACGCGGCTTCAGGCCGACGTTATCATCGGCTTTTTTGGGTACAACGAAGCGTTTCAGGGCCGCGAGGGACTGGCCAATTACAAAGCCGAACTCGACGCGTTTATCAAACATTCGCTGAACCAGAAATATAACGGCCGCTCGGCCCCGCAGCTGGTGCTGGTGTCGCCCATCGCCTTTGAAGACCTGTCGGACCGCTATGATCTGCCCAACGGTAAGGCCGAAAACGCCAATCTGGCCCTCTACACAGCCGCCATGAAGGAAGTTGCCGGGCGGAACGGCGTCCCGTTTGTCGATGCCTTCACGCCCTCGCAGCAGTGGTACGCCGCCAGCGCCGAGCCGCTGACCATCGACGGGTTTCAGCTCACCGACGATGGATACAAAAAACTGAGCGTGCTGCTGGCCGACCAGATTTTCGGCAAAGCGCCCGCCAAAGCCGAAGCCCGCCGCGCCCAGATCCGCGAAGCGGTGATCGAAAAGGACTGGATGTGGCATAACGATTACAAAATTCCCAACGGCGTGCACGTCTACGGACGACGCTACAATCCGTTCGGGCCGGACAATTACCCCGCCGAAATCGAAAAAATCCGCCAGATGACGGCGATTCGCGATACGGCGGTCTGGCTGGCAGCTTCCAAAGGGCAGAAAATGGACATCGCCGCCGCCGACCAGCGCACCCGCCGCCTGCCGGAGGTGAAAACGAACTACAACCCCGAAAAGAACGGCAGCCTGAAATACCTCTACGGCGAAGAGGCCGTCGGCAAGCTGAAAGTGGCCCCGGGGTACAAAATCGAGCTGTTTGCGTCTGAGAAGGAGTTTCCGGACCTGGCCAAACCCATGCAGATGTCGTTCGACAACCGGGGTCGTCTGTGGGTGGCCTGCATGCCGAGCTACCCGCACTACAAGCCCGGCGACCCAAAACCCGACGATAAAATCATCATTCTGGAAGACACCAACAACGACGGAAAAGCCGACAAGCAGACCACCTTTGCCGACCACCTGCACCTGCCGATTGGCTTTGAAATCGCTCCCGAAGGCGTTTATCTCTCGCAGGGAACCAACTTCCTGCTACTGACCGATACCAACGGCGACGACCGGGCCGACAAGCGCGAGATTCTGCTCAGCGGCTTTGATGACCACGATACGCACCACAACAGCCACGCCTATACGACCGACCCGTCCGGGGCGATTTACTCAGGCGAGGGCGTTTTCCTGCATACCAACGTCGAGACGCCGTATGGACCCGTCCGCGCCACGAACGGCGGCTTTTACCGCTATAGCCCGCAGCTGAAAAAACTCGAACGGACGGCCCAGCTGTCGATTCCGAACCCCTGGGGGATCACCTTCGACGACTGGGGCCAGCCGTTCTTTGCCGAAACGTCCAGCCCCGATTTCCGCTGGATGCTGCCGGGGACGGTGCTGCCCCGCTACGGCGAGTACACCCACAAGTCGAAACAGCTCATTGAGGATGCGCACCGCGTCCGGCCGACTTCGGGCATCGAGTTTGTCTCCAGCCGCCACTTTCCCGACGAGGTGCAGGGCGATTTCCTGATCAACAACACCATCGGTTTTCTGGGTACGAAGATGCACCGGCTGACCGACGACGGTACGGGTTACAAAAGCACGCACCGGCTGGACCTGATCGTGAGCGAAGACCGGAATTTCCGCCCCGTCGATCTGGAATTTGCCCCAGACGGCTCGCTGTACGTCATCGACTGGCACAACATCCTGATCGGGCACATGCAGCACAACGCCCGCGACCCGCTGCGCGACCACATGCATGGCCGGGTGTACCGGATTACGTACCCGTCGCGGCCGCTGGTGACGCCGGCTAAGGTGGCCGGAGCGAGCGTGGACGAACTGCTGACCAATCTCAAACTGCCCGAGTACCGCACCCGTTACCGCACCCGGCGGGAACTGAGAGGCCGTAAAGCGAGCGAAGTGCTGCCGAAACTGACGGCCTGGGCGGCCTCGCTCGACAAAGCCGACCCGCGTTATGAACACCACCTGCTCGAAGGCCTGTGGGTAAGCTGGGGCCTCAACAAGGTGGACCAGAAACTGCTCCGGCAACTGCTGAAAGCGAAGGATTACCGCGTCCGGGCGGCGGCCGTGCAGGTCGTGCGCTACACGGGGCACCAGGTAGCCGACCAGGCGGACCTGCTCATGCAGGCCGTTCGGGACGACAACAGCCGCGTCCGGCTGACGGCTCTGGTGGCGGCTTCCTGGATTGGAAAAGAAAAAGGCCTGCCGATTCTGGCGGAAGCGGCCCGGAAGCCGTTGGACGACTGGATGAAGCCGCCCTACGAAACGGCCGTGGCGCACCTGAACGGACGGGGCGTCAAGAAGCAGAAAGAGGTTACCGTTACGTCCCACCTGAAAGGCGAAGAACTGGCGCTGCACACGCTGGGCCGGGAAATCTTTGCGCGGGAAGGCTACTGCATCACCTGCCACCAGGCCGACGGCAAAGGGCTGGCGGCTTCCGGATTCCCGCCGCTTTCGGGTACGAAATGGGTACTGGGCAATGAAGAACGCCTCATTAAAATCGTCCTGAAAGGACTGATGGGACCCATTGAAGTGAACGGAAAACACTATCCCGGCCAGGTGCCGATGACGCCCTACGGCGGCATGCTCAACGACCGGGAAGTAGCCGCGGTGCTGACCTATGTGCGCAATTCGTTCGGGAACCAGGCCCCCGCCGTGATGCCCGAAACGGTAAAGAAAGTGCGGGCCGCTACCGAGAAGAAAAAGGATTTTTACACCCCGGAACAACTGCTGAAAGACCATCCGATGGAGGTCGAAACGGCTCAGGGTAAATGA
- the murA gene encoding UDP-N-acetylglucosamine 1-carboxyvinyltransferase: protein MASFRIAGDRRLKGELIPQGAKNEALQILCAVLLTSEPVTIHNIPNIRDVNKLIELLGTLGVKVEKVGDASYRFQADDVALDILDTEEYRQQAAALRGSVMLLGPMLARFKQGRIPRPGGDKIGRRRLDTHFLGFEKLGAKFNYDEVSGIYNVDASHLQGTYMLLDEASVTGTANVLMAAVLAEGTTTIYNAACEPYLQQLSKMLNRMGAKIGGIGSNLLTIEGVERLGGTEHTMLPDMIEIGSFIGLAAMTQSEITIKNCQIPELGIIPDVFKRLGIQMEFRGDDIHVPAQERYVIDSFLDGGMMTVSDAPWPGFTPDLLSIVLVTAVQAQGTLLVHQKMFESRLFFVDKLIDMGAQIILCDPHRATVVGLNRQQQLRGIRMTSPDIRAGVALLIAALSAKGDSIIDHIEQIDRGYQNIDLRLNAIGAEIERL, encoded by the coding sequence ATGGCATCTTTCCGCATTGCCGGCGACCGTCGGTTGAAGGGCGAGCTTATTCCGCAGGGCGCTAAAAACGAGGCGCTGCAAATCTTGTGTGCCGTGCTGCTGACCAGCGAGCCGGTTACCATTCATAATATTCCGAACATCCGCGACGTCAACAAGCTCATCGAACTCCTGGGTACGCTCGGCGTGAAGGTTGAGAAGGTCGGCGACGCTTCGTATCGCTTTCAGGCGGATGATGTGGCCCTCGACATTCTGGACACGGAAGAATACCGGCAGCAGGCCGCCGCGCTGCGCGGTTCGGTGATGCTCCTTGGACCCATGCTGGCCCGCTTCAAACAGGGTCGGATACCCCGCCCGGGCGGCGACAAAATCGGCCGTCGGCGGCTGGATACGCACTTTCTGGGCTTCGAAAAGCTGGGTGCCAAGTTCAATTACGACGAAGTCAGCGGCATTTACAACGTAGACGCCAGCCACCTCCAGGGCACCTACATGCTGCTCGACGAGGCGTCGGTGACCGGAACGGCCAACGTGCTAATGGCCGCCGTGCTGGCCGAAGGAACCACCACGATTTACAACGCCGCCTGCGAACCGTACCTCCAGCAGCTGAGCAAGATGCTCAACCGCATGGGTGCCAAAATCGGCGGCATCGGCTCCAACCTCCTGACCATCGAAGGCGTCGAACGCCTCGGCGGTACGGAGCACACGATGCTGCCCGACATGATCGAGATCGGTTCGTTCATCGGACTGGCGGCCATGACGCAGTCGGAAATTACGATCAAGAACTGCCAGATTCCGGAGCTGGGCATTATTCCGGACGTGTTCAAACGGCTCGGCATCCAGATGGAATTCCGGGGCGACGATATCCACGTGCCCGCGCAGGAACGCTACGTCATCGACAGCTTCCTCGACGGCGGCATGATGACCGTTTCGGATGCGCCCTGGCCCGGCTTCACGCCCGACCTGCTCAGCATTGTGCTCGTCACGGCCGTTCAGGCGCAGGGCACGCTGCTGGTGCACCAGAAAATGTTCGAAAGCCGCCTGTTCTTCGTCGACAAACTCATCGACATGGGCGCGCAGATCATCCTCTGCGACCCGCACCGCGCAACGGTGGTCGGCCTGAATCGCCAGCAGCAGCTTCGCGGCATCCGGATGACCTCACCGGACATCCGGGCGGGCGTGGCTTTACTGATCGCCGCCCTTTCGGCCAAAGGCGACAGCATCATCGACCACATCGAGCAGATCGACCGCGGGTATCAGAACATCGACCTGCGCCTGAACGCGATCGGGGCCGAGATCGAGCGGTTGTAG
- a CDS encoding DUF4290 domain-containing protein → MKEYGSNIQKLVGHLQTIEDREKRTRYAHILVELMRQIHPNMRDNQDYYNKLWDDLYIMSGFTLDVDSPYPPPPPDVLGRKPQQVPYNTHDLRHKHYGHNMKLLIDKAAALEEPDERRAFVSYLARLMKTFYMTWNKDSVEDETILQSLIEMSNGRLSEDVQAIRTNGFVEATPRERTGDQQPRRHTPVQAFTGQGSQRSNNPGYSQNRDNQNRNNQNRNFRGNNQNRRRR, encoded by the coding sequence TTGAAAGAGTACGGCAGCAATATTCAGAAATTAGTCGGGCACCTTCAGACCATCGAAGATCGGGAAAAGCGCACGCGCTACGCCCATATTCTGGTGGAACTGATGCGGCAGATTCATCCCAACATGCGGGATAATCAGGACTACTACAACAAACTCTGGGACGACCTGTACATCATGTCCGGCTTTACGCTGGATGTCGACAGCCCCTACCCGCCGCCGCCGCCCGACGTGCTCGGCCGGAAGCCGCAGCAGGTGCCTTACAACACCCACGACCTGAGGCACAAGCACTACGGGCACAACATGAAGCTGCTCATCGACAAGGCCGCCGCCCTGGAGGAGCCCGATGAACGCCGCGCCTTCGTGTCGTACCTCGCCCGGCTGATGAAAACCTTCTACATGACCTGGAACAAGGACTCGGTCGAGGACGAAACCATCCTGCAGAGCCTCATCGAAATGTCGAACGGGCGGCTGTCCGAGGATGTGCAGGCCATTCGCACCAACGGTTTTGTGGAAGCCACCCCGCGCGAGCGCACCGGCGACCAGCAGCCCCGCCGCCATACGCCGGTGCAGGCGTTTACCGGCCAGGGAAGCCAGCGCAGCAACAACCCCGGCTACAGCCAGAACCGCGACAATCAGAACCGCAACAACCAGAACCGTAATTTCCGGGGCAACAACCAGAACCGGAGAAGACGATAA
- a CDS encoding MATE family efflux transporter has protein sequence MNKWLLTYKPELSDTLRLSIPIVIAQLGVVLMGVMDNLFVGRLLGAAPLGAAGLAVSLTFLVSSIGVGGLSVVAALVSQARGRSDEAGINRLFRGGLKVALLLSVVLGLAGVSLAFSFAVFQQTPQVTDMARQFMLILSVSNIPLFLFVAARQLCDGLALPRVAMMITLSALLVNGLFNYLLILGIGPFPEMGLNGSAAATLISRLYMAAAIGLYIYRNQTFRPYLKSEYGTQPTGAEVRQILRLGLPGGLIFFFEVATFSLAQVMVGWLGEVPLAAHQIALNMASTTYMMATGISSAAAIRVGNAIGRGSQEHVRRAGVAAFVLSGLFMGLCTTLFLTANEQLVSLYIRDNAPVATLAASLLIMAGIFQLSDGIQVVGVGVLRGLSDVNVPTVITLFAYWVMGLPVSYVMCFKVGLGAAGIWVGLLAGLSVAAVLLTVRFFRLVKRLRLAESNVMA, from the coding sequence ATGAATAAATGGTTACTGACGTATAAACCGGAGTTGTCAGACACGCTCCGGCTGAGTATTCCCATTGTCATTGCACAGCTGGGCGTGGTGCTGATGGGGGTGATGGATAATTTGTTTGTCGGGCGGTTGCTCGGCGCCGCGCCGCTGGGGGCGGCGGGACTGGCTGTTTCGCTGACGTTTCTGGTGTCGAGCATCGGCGTCGGCGGGCTGTCGGTGGTGGCGGCGCTGGTGTCGCAGGCGCGGGGCCGCTCCGACGAGGCGGGCATCAACCGGCTGTTTCGCGGCGGGCTGAAAGTGGCCCTGCTGCTGAGCGTCGTGCTCGGTCTGGCCGGGGTTTCGCTGGCTTTTTCGTTTGCCGTTTTCCAGCAAACGCCGCAGGTGACCGACATGGCCCGGCAGTTTATGCTGATCCTGAGCGTGTCGAACATCCCGCTTTTTCTGTTTGTGGCGGCCCGGCAGTTGTGCGACGGGTTGGCGCTGCCCCGCGTGGCGATGATGATTACGCTCTCGGCCCTGCTGGTCAACGGGCTGTTCAACTACCTGCTGATTCTGGGCATCGGGCCGTTTCCGGAGATGGGCCTCAACGGTTCGGCCGCCGCAACCCTGATTTCCCGGCTTTACATGGCCGCCGCTATTGGCCTGTACATTTACCGCAACCAAACGTTCCGGCCGTATCTGAAATCCGAATACGGAACCCAGCCGACGGGCGCTGAAGTCCGTCAGATTCTGCGGCTTGGCCTCCCCGGCGGACTCATTTTCTTCTTCGAAGTCGCCACGTTTTCGCTGGCGCAGGTGATGGTCGGCTGGCTGGGCGAAGTGCCGCTGGCGGCCCACCAGATTGCGCTCAACATGGCGTCCACGACCTACATGATGGCAACGGGTATTTCTTCGGCAGCGGCCATCCGGGTCGGCAACGCCATCGGGCGGGGGAGCCAGGAACACGTGCGGCGGGCGGGCGTAGCGGCTTTTGTGCTCTCGGGCCTGTTCATGGGGCTTTGTACGACCCTATTCCTGACGGCCAACGAGCAACTGGTTTCGCTCTACATCCGCGACAATGCGCCGGTCGCCACGCTGGCCGCGAGTCTGCTCATCATGGCGGGCATTTTTCAACTGTCGGACGGGATTCAGGTCGTGGGCGTGGGCGTGCTGCGGGGCCTGTCGGATGTCAACGTGCCGACGGTCATTACGCTGTTTGCGTACTGGGTCATGGGCCTGCCGGTCAGCTACGTGATGTGCTTCAAGGTCGGGCTGGGCGCGGCGGGCATCTGGGTGGGCCTGCTGGCCGGGCTGTCGGTGGCGGCCGTGCTGCTGACCGTCCGCTTCTTCCGGCTGGTGAAGCGCCTGCGGCTGGCGGAGTCGAACGTAATGGCCTGA
- a CDS encoding bile acid:sodium symporter family protein gives MNGQSTTSLASLLARVGLDWFLLALLGMIGLAYLWPGPGLGEGPLSLSAIANYGVSVIFFFYGLRLSGEKLKAGLSNWRLHLTIHLTTFVLFPLLVLAARWLFQTPDTALLWLGAFYVAALPSTVSSSVVMVSLAGGNIPAAIFNASISSLIGVFLTPLWMSFLLTQQSGDYDLGGVIGKLTLQVIVPVVAGIALNRRFGAFAERHKTALRYFDQSVILLIVYTSFCESFARRMFADLTLTDLLVLGAAMLALFFLVYGIVLAISNALGFSRPDRITALFCGSKKSLVQGSVMASVLFPGTMAGIVLLPIMMYHALQLIVASLIAQRMAASARSE, from the coding sequence TTGAACGGTCAATCCACCACTTCGCTCGCTTCCTTACTGGCCCGCGTCGGCCTCGACTGGTTTCTGCTGGCCCTGCTGGGCATGATCGGGCTGGCTTACCTCTGGCCCGGACCGGGGCTGGGAGAGGGGCCGCTTTCGCTGTCGGCCATCGCCAACTACGGCGTGTCGGTCATTTTCTTTTTTTACGGGCTGCGCCTGAGCGGAGAAAAGCTGAAGGCGGGCCTGAGCAACTGGCGGCTTCACCTGACCATTCACCTGACCACCTTCGTCCTTTTTCCGCTGCTGGTGCTGGCCGCCCGCTGGCTGTTCCAGACGCCCGACACGGCCCTGCTCTGGCTGGGGGCTTTTTACGTGGCGGCCCTGCCGTCGACGGTTTCGTCCTCGGTCGTGATGGTATCGCTGGCCGGGGGCAACATTCCGGCGGCCATCTTCAACGCCAGCATTTCCAGCCTGATCGGCGTTTTTCTGACGCCGCTCTGGATGAGTTTTCTGCTCACCCAGCAGTCGGGCGACTACGATCTGGGCGGGGTCATCGGCAAGCTGACTTTGCAGGTCATCGTGCCCGTTGTGGCCGGAATCGCGCTGAACCGGCGGTTTGGGGCCTTTGCCGAGCGGCACAAAACGGCGCTGCGGTACTTCGACCAGTCGGTGATTCTGCTCATCGTGTATACCTCGTTCTGCGAATCCTTCGCCCGCCGCATGTTTGCCGATCTCACCCTGACCGACCTGCTGGTGCTGGGTGCGGCCATGCTGGCGCTGTTTTTTCTCGTTTACGGAATCGTGCTGGCCATCAGCAACGCGCTCGGTTTCAGCCGCCCGGATCGGATTACGGCCCTGTTCTGCGGCTCCAAGAAATCACTGGTTCAGGGCAGCGTTATGGCGAGCGTGCTCTTTCCCGGCACGATGGCGGGGATTGTGCTTCTGCCAATTATGATGTACCACGCCCTGCAACTGATTGTCGCGAGTTTGATAGCCCAGCGGATGGCGGCCAGTGCCCGTTCGGAATAA
- a CDS encoding acyltransferase family protein, whose amino-acid sequence MNYIKQLDGIRAIAVMLVIIAHWMPQDSLLYRYGDLFNGVDIFFVLSGFLITRILLENRRQAERSGSGKGQLLKVFFIRRVLRIFPAYYAALLLLFLIGPIWNTGIRDNWGYFVSYTANFYFVKRQAWDGMLSHLWSLSVEEQFYLLWPWLMLLPGKRTPLCIILTFILLGEAAQYYFWNAPMGDIRTISCFDGLGMGALLAYAAVEKPAWLKQAYPYASVLALLCFLLQMARITGNSFFIPSRTLTAVCTVWLITAILLYEGRRVIFFDFILGNPALVFMGKISYGIYLYHNFLPYLTGGLLRYFNAKFLGETYPALYVLHFENFCLLLLTSYASWRLFEKPILKLKRGFDYISPLPKPQTAVAQP is encoded by the coding sequence ATGAATTACATAAAACAGCTTGATGGTATCCGGGCAATCGCCGTGATGTTGGTCATTATAGCGCATTGGATGCCGCAGGACAGTCTGCTTTACCGCTACGGAGACCTGTTCAACGGCGTTGATATTTTTTTCGTACTGAGCGGGTTTCTCATTACCCGAATTCTGCTGGAAAATCGCAGGCAGGCCGAGCGATCCGGGTCTGGAAAAGGGCAGTTGCTGAAGGTATTTTTTATTCGCCGTGTCCTTCGGATTTTTCCCGCCTATTACGCTGCGTTACTGCTATTGTTTCTCATTGGACCAATCTGGAATACCGGCATTCGGGACAACTGGGGGTATTTTGTTTCCTATACGGCTAACTTTTATTTTGTCAAAAGGCAGGCGTGGGACGGCATGCTTTCCCATTTGTGGTCGCTTTCTGTCGAAGAACAGTTTTACCTGCTCTGGCCCTGGCTGATGCTGCTGCCCGGCAAAAGGACGCCGCTTTGCATTATCCTGACATTCATTCTGTTGGGTGAAGCGGCCCAGTATTATTTCTGGAACGCGCCGATGGGCGACATCCGGACGATTTCCTGTTTTGACGGCCTCGGAATGGGGGCTTTGCTGGCCTACGCGGCGGTCGAAAAACCGGCCTGGCTGAAGCAGGCGTACCCGTATGCCTCGGTTCTGGCCCTGCTTTGTTTTCTGCTTCAGATGGCCCGGATAACCGGAAATTCTTTCTTTATTCCATCCAGAACACTAACGGCCGTTTGTACCGTCTGGCTGATTACCGCTATTCTTTTGTACGAAGGTCGAAGGGTGATTTTCTTTGATTTTATCTTGGGAAATCCGGCGCTGGTTTTCATGGGGAAAATCAGTTACGGTATCTACCTGTACCATAATTTTCTTCCTTACCTGACGGGCGGTCTTTTGCGTTATTTCAATGCCAAATTCTTAGGCGAAACGTATCCCGCTTTGTATGTGCTCCATTTCGAGAATTTCTGCCTCTTGCTGCTCACGTCCTACGCTTCCTGGCGACTATTCGAAAAGCCCATTCTCAAACTCAAGCGTGGCTTCGACTATATCTCGCCGCTCCCCAAACCACAAACGGCCGTTGCGCAGCCATGA
- a CDS encoding metallophosphoesterase: MSLSGLLFSLFLSLSGHAQQTAISRGPYLQQVTPESMTIRWRTVLPTDNRVRYGTSPGQFTQQFTDTARTTEHIVRLTGLQPATRYYYSIGDGATDGTTRAYQSFTTAPPKGSSAPIRIWALGDFGSGNQNQRDVRDQFLKASATRPADLWLWLGDNAYCCGREQDFQQYVFDTYPTILPGLPFWPTPGNHDYADNVNNFDNAYYKLITVPQQGEAGGVPSGSKAYFSFDYGQIHFVSLDSYGLEAGKFRLYDTTGTQAEWLKRDLAANRQPWTIVFFHHPPYAKGQRNADTDPEMTAVRQRVLPILERFNVDLVLLGHSHTYERSYQLHGFSGTYDQFDLARHAVSSTTGRYDGSANSCPIIQKGKGTVYVVNGSGGQIGGQTPGWPHPAMVYANNTIGGSMIIDVLENRLDAKFIMADGVTRDQFTIMKNVSRTQTLTVPYGETAHLTASWPAQNETGPYRWSDGTVGKRTLSVAPAKSARFTVADEQGCLQDVFDVTVLQPTGLEPGAEGRLSVFPNPTTDFVTVKLTLNAPAPIEWHLTDLQGRCVSERTYPKSGKLEDHIALPDGGKVFFLKVKAGKEVFTRKIVRN, encoded by the coding sequence TTGTCTCTTTCCGGACTTCTGTTTAGTCTTTTCCTGAGTCTGTCCGGCCACGCCCAGCAGACCGCCATCAGCCGGGGGCCGTACCTCCAGCAGGTGACGCCCGAAAGCATGACCATCCGCTGGCGCACGGTGCTGCCGACCGATAACCGGGTCCGCTACGGGACCAGTCCCGGCCAGTTCACGCAGCAGTTTACCGACACGGCCCGGACCACCGAGCATATCGTGCGGCTCACAGGTCTGCAACCGGCGACGCGCTACTATTATTCCATCGGCGACGGGGCCACCGACGGAACCACGCGAGCCTATCAATCCTTCACCACGGCTCCGCCCAAAGGGTCCAGCGCTCCGATCCGCATCTGGGCGCTGGGCGACTTCGGCAGCGGCAACCAGAACCAGCGGGATGTCCGCGACCAGTTTCTGAAAGCCTCCGCCACCCGCCCCGCGGACCTCTGGCTCTGGCTGGGCGACAATGCCTACTGCTGCGGCCGCGAACAGGATTTTCAGCAGTACGTTTTCGACACCTACCCGACCATTCTGCCGGGTCTGCCGTTCTGGCCCACGCCCGGCAACCACGATTATGCCGACAACGTCAATAATTTCGACAATGCGTATTACAAACTGATTACCGTTCCGCAGCAGGGCGAGGCGGGCGGCGTGCCTTCGGGCTCCAAAGCGTATTTTTCCTTTGATTACGGCCAGATTCATTTCGTTTCGCTCGATTCGTACGGCCTCGAAGCGGGCAAATTCCGCCTTTACGACACAACCGGCACCCAGGCCGAATGGCTGAAGCGGGATCTGGCCGCCAACCGCCAGCCCTGGACCATCGTGTTTTTCCACCATCCGCCCTACGCCAAAGGCCAGCGGAATGCCGACACCGACCCGGAAATGACGGCCGTCCGGCAGCGGGTGCTGCCCATTCTGGAGCGTTTCAACGTCGATCTGGTGCTGCTCGGCCACAGCCATACCTACGAACGGTCGTACCAGTTGCACGGCTTTTCCGGCACGTACGACCAGTTCGACCTGGCCAGACACGCCGTTTCGAGCACGACGGGGCGGTACGATGGGTCGGCCAATTCGTGTCCGATTATTCAGAAAGGCAAAGGAACCGTATACGTGGTGAACGGCTCGGGCGGGCAGATCGGCGGCCAAACGCCCGGCTGGCCGCATCCGGCGATGGTGTACGCCAACAACACCATCGGCGGGTCGATGATTATCGATGTCCTGGAAAACCGCCTCGATGCTAAATTCATCATGGCCGACGGGGTAACGCGCGACCAGTTTACCATCATGAAAAACGTCAGCCGGACCCAGACGCTGACCGTTCCCTACGGCGAAACGGCCCACCTGACCGCCTCCTGGCCCGCGCAAAACGAGACCGGCCCCTACCGCTGGTCGGACGGCACGGTCGGAAAACGGACGCTGAGCGTAGCCCCGGCCAAGTCTGCCCGTTTTACGGTTGCCGACGAGCAGGGTTGTCTGCAGGACGTTTTTGACGTAACCGTGTTGCAGCCGACGGGTCTGGAACCGGGTGCCGAAGGCCGCCTGTCCGTCTTCCCCAATCCCACCACCGATTTTGTAACGGTCAAACTGACGTTGAACGCCCCCGCCCCCATCGAGTGGCACCTGACCGACCTGCAGGGCCGGTGCGTGAGCGAGCGAACCTACCCGAAAAGCGGGAAGCTGGAGGACCATATTGCCCTGCCGGACGGCGGAAAAGTGTTTTTCCTGAAAGTAAAAGCGGGAAAAGAAGTTTTCACCCGGAAAATCGTGCGTAATTAA